CGGCTTGCGGATCGCTGCCCGAACCTGATCGGGTTCAAGGACGGCGTCGGCGACATTGAGAACATGGTGCGCGTGCGCCGGGCGCTGGGCGACCGTTTCGCCTATCTGGGCGGCCTGCCGACGGCGGAAGTCTACGCGGCGGCCTACAAGGCGCTGGGCGTGCCGGTGTATTCCTCGGCCGTTTTCAATTTCATCCCGAAGACTGCCATGCAGTTCTACCGCGCTGTCGCCAGCGACGACCACGCAACCATCGGCAAACTGCTCGACGAGTTCTTCCTGCCGTACCTGGACATACGCAACCGCCGTCCGGGGTATGCCGTCAGCATCGTGAAGGCGGGCGCCCGCCTGGTAGGGCGCGATGCCGGGCCGGTGCGCGCGCCGTTGACGGATCTTACCGACGAGGAAATGGGCATGCTGGATGCGCTCATCCGCAAGCTCGGTTCGCAATAAGCGCCGGGCGGTCGGGCGCGGTGTGCCCGCGCCCGCTTATTGTTCCGATCGGCTCAGCGCGACCTGACCCAGCACGGCCAGGTCATGTTCGCCCAGGCCTTGTTCCACGGCCGCGCGCAGGCGCGCCGCAACGACCTCGCCCAGCGGCAGCGCGGCGCCGGCTTCACGCGCGGCTTGCTGCGCCAGCCCCACATCCTTCAGGCCCAGGCTGGCCTTGAATCCCGCGGGCTGATACTCGCCCTTCGCCATCAGCGCGCCGTAGCCGCTGTAGACCGGGCCCGGAAACAGCGTGCCGCCGATCAGCGTGACGAGGGTGTCGGTTTCGATGCCGTAGGCCTTCGCCAGTGCGGCGCTTTCGGCCAACGCCTCCACGGCGCTCGCCAGCATGAAGTTCACCGCCAGTTTCATCGCGTTGGCGCGATACGGCGCGTCGCCCAGCATGACGGTTTTCTGGCCAATGGCATCGAACAACGGTGCAACCGTCCGCATGCGATCGGGCGCGCCAGCGGCCAGCAGCGTCAGCTTTGCCGCCGCCGCCGAATCGGGCCGTCCCATCACCGGCGCGGCGACATAACCCACCCCGCGCGCGTCATGCGCCTGCGCGAGACGCTTGGCAGCCGGGATGGATATCGTCGCCATGTTCACGTGGACGGCCGTGGCGTCCATGCCGGCCAGCGCCCCGCCTTCCAGGAAAACCTGCTCGACCGCCCGGTCGTCGGCGAGCATGCTGAACACAACCGGGTTGGCGCAGGCCTGCGCGGGGTCCCTGGCGATGCGGGCGCCCTGGCCGGCGAGCGGCGCGGCGGCGTCGGCGGACCGGTTCCACACCGTGACGGTATGGCCGGCCTTCAAAAGATTGGCCGCGATCGCGCGGCCCATATTGCCCAAACCGATGAATCCGATGTCCATGGCGTATGCCTCCAGACTCGCCGGCGGAAATTCAGGCGCCGCCGGTGTATTCCTGGCCCAAGTATTCGTAGGCGTCGGTATTCACGTGCGACACGCGCCATTCCACCGGCTGACGGTGATAGGAATAGGCCACGCG
The sequence above is a segment of the Bordetella genomosp. 9 genome. Coding sequences within it:
- a CDS encoding NAD(P)-dependent oxidoreductase; the encoded protein is MDIGFIGLGNMGRAIAANLLKAGHTVTVWNRSADAAAPLAGQGARIARDPAQACANPVVFSMLADDRAVEQVFLEGGALAGMDATAVHVNMATISIPAAKRLAQAHDARGVGYVAAPVMGRPDSAAAAKLTLLAAGAPDRMRTVAPLFDAIGQKTVMLGDAPYRANAMKLAVNFMLASAVEALAESAALAKAYGIETDTLVTLIGGTLFPGPVYSGYGALMAKGEYQPAGFKASLGLKDVGLAQQAAREAGAALPLGEVVAARLRAAVEQGLGEHDLAVLGQVALSRSEQ